Within Corynebacterium timonense, the genomic segment CCCGCGAGATGGCCCGCGGGGCGAAGCGCGTGTGCGGCGCAGATTGGGCTGTCGCGATGACCGGCGTGGCCGGCCCAGACCCGCAGGACGGGCATCAGGTCGGGGAGGTGTGGGTCGGCCTTGCAGGCCCGCACTGGACGGCGTCTTCTGCGGCCGCCGAGCTGGTCGAGGCCAGCCGCGGACGCTACGCCCTTGTCCCGGGCGCGCCGGAGCCTCTGCGCGTGCTCGCGGGTGAGCGAGCCGACATCCGCCGCGCGGCAGTGGAGGCGGCCCTGCGGGGCGCTTTGACGGCGGTGCGGGAACAAAAGGTCGATCTCGGGAGTTGAATGACGTGATGGCAACGACAACTCTTCTCCTCGACACCCCGACGCAGCAGCTCGCGCAGTCCGCCGCTCCCGAACGCGCTCCGCTTCGTGAATCCTCTCCCCAGCGGGAGCCCCTTCTGCGCGAAGCCCTCGGGATGTCGCTGCGCGCCTACCGGGCCGACAAAGGCATCTCCTTGCGGCAGCTCGCGGCCGAGGCTATGGTGTCTTCTGGGTACCTGTCCGAACTCGAGCGCGGGCGGAAGGAAGTTTCCTCCGAACTTCTGCAGTCTATTTGCGCCGCGCTGGGGGCCAGCGTCGCCGACGTTGTCTTCGATGCCGCCTCGAACCTGTCCTTGCAATCGCTCAATGACGAGCTGGAGCACGCTGCGCCTGCCGCCGCCGAGGCTTAAGATTAACTAGGATTGTCTGGCGGTTATTGGCCAATACACCACGAAAGGTTGCACACTCGACATGGCGAACCCATTTAGCAAGTTCTGGAACTACCTCATGGCGTTCTTCGATAACAAGATCGAGGAAAACGCCGACCCCAAGGTCCAGATTGAGCAGGCGATCGGAGAGGCGCAGCGCCAGCACCAGGCCCTGTCTCAGCAGGCGGCGGCCGTCATCGGCAATCAGCGCCAGCTGGAGATGCAACTGAACCGCCGCCTGGAAGAGGTGGAGAAGCTCCAGGCGAATACGCGCCAGGCCCTGCAGCTCGCCGACAAGGCCCGCAGCGATGGCGATGCGCAGAAGGCTCAGGAGTACGAGAACGCGGCCGAGGCGTTCGCCGCGCAGCTCGTCACGGCGGAGCAGTCCATCGAGGACACCAAGAGCCTGCACGACCAGGCGCTGCAGCAGGCGGCCCAGGCGAAGCAGGCCGTCGAGCGCAACGCGGCGCACTTGCAGCAGCAGGTCGCCGAGCGCTCCAAGCTTCTGTCGCAGCTCGAGCAAGCCAAGATGCAGGAAAAGGTCTCCGAGACCATGCAGTCGATGAACAGCCTGACCTCGAGCACCCCCAACCTCGACCAGGTGCGCGAGAAGATTGAGCGCCGATACGCGAACGCCCTTGGCCAGGCCGAGCTGGCACAGAACTCCGTGCAGGGGCGCATGGCGGAGGTGGAGCAGGCGGGCATCCAGATGGCCGGCCACGGCCGCCTCGAACAGATCCGCGCGGAGATGGCCGGTGAGCTGAGCTCCGGCGCGAAGCCGGCAATCGAGCAGGGCCAGTCCAGCGACGGGCAGTCGGGCGAAGCCGTGCAGGTATCGGACGACGCGGTTGCACAGCGCATGCGCGAGCTGCGTGGCGAGTAAAAACACAGACCACGAGCACAGGGCGCCCCCGTACAAGGGGCGCCTTTTGTGCACGTTGGGGGTCTAGTCGGCGGCGCCGCGCGCCATGAGCGCCTCGCCGATGTCGCGGGCGCGCTTGATGGAGCGGATGACGACGGGTGTGCCAAACGCGGCCAGAGAGAACCCCGCCCCACGCGCCTTCCGGGCGTCAAGGACCTCGCCGACGGTCGCGAACATCAAGGGGATGAGCCTGATCGTGAGGGCGATGGCGAGGCTGATCGTCTCCACGGGGACTCCCACGCGATCGAGGGGCGCGAGGGTCTTCTCCAGCGCCTCGAGAAGCTCCTCCATCCCGGTCGTGAGAGTGAACAGGTTCGCCGCCGCCAGGGTGGCCACGAGCCCCAAGGTGGTCGTCGCGGCAGAGTGCGCGCCGTTTTGCCACCACAGGTACAGGCCGAGGATGAGGAGCAACGGCAGCACGGGGGCGAATTGCCGGAGCGCGATGCGCCACGGGATCCGGGCGAGGCCGTAGAGGAACATGACCGCCGCGAGCGCCGCGGCGGTGTGCCAGGGCTGGCTCGGGAGGATCGTGACGGCGACGATGAAAACGATGAGCGCGAGGAACTTCGCCGCGGGGCTGGCCCTGTGCAGGAGGGTCGTGCCGGGAACGTAGACGCCGAGCGGTACCTCGCGGATCATGGCGTGGCCTCGTCCATGAGTTCGAGGTAGTGGGAGATTGCGGCGTCGGGCGCTCCGTCGAAGGCGAGTGAGCCCGAGTCGAGGCACAAAACGCGGTCGAAACCGCGCAGCATCTCGAGGTCGTGGGTGACCACGATCACCTGCTGGTCGAGCGAGGCCAGCTCGCGGATGATGCGGC encodes:
- a CDS encoding CinA family protein, with product MRDLAASLIDALRQRNQTLCFCESLTAGLAAATLADVPGASDVLRGGLITYATDLKQTLAHVPEEVLAQHGPVSPVTAREMARGAKRVCGADWAVAMTGVAGPDPQDGHQVGEVWVGLAGPHWTASSAAAELVEASRGRYALVPGAPEPLRVLAGERADIRRAAVEAALRGALTAVREQKVDLGS
- a CDS encoding helix-turn-helix domain-containing protein, with the protein product MATTTLLLDTPTQQLAQSAAPERAPLRESSPQREPLLREALGMSLRAYRADKGISLRQLAAEAMVSSGYLSELERGRKEVSSELLQSICAALGASVADVVFDAASNLSLQSLNDELEHAAPAAAEA
- a CDS encoding PspA/IM30 family protein; amino-acid sequence: MANPFSKFWNYLMAFFDNKIEENADPKVQIEQAIGEAQRQHQALSQQAAAVIGNQRQLEMQLNRRLEEVEKLQANTRQALQLADKARSDGDAQKAQEYENAAEAFAAQLVTAEQSIEDTKSLHDQALQQAAQAKQAVERNAAHLQQQVAERSKLLSQLEQAKMQEKVSETMQSMNSLTSSTPNLDQVREKIERRYANALGQAELAQNSVQGRMAEVEQAGIQMAGHGRLEQIRAEMAGELSSGAKPAIEQGQSSDGQSGEAVQVSDDAVAQRMRELRGE
- a CDS encoding energy-coupling factor transporter transmembrane component T family protein, with the protein product MIREVPLGVYVPGTTLLHRASPAAKFLALIVFIVAVTILPSQPWHTAAALAAVMFLYGLARIPWRIALRQFAPVLPLLLILGLYLWWQNGAHSAATTTLGLVATLAAANLFTLTTGMEELLEALEKTLAPLDRVGVPVETISLAIALTIRLIPLMFATVGEVLDARKARGAGFSLAAFGTPVVIRSIKRARDIGEALMARGAAD